Proteins encoded in a region of the Deltaproteobacteria bacterium genome:
- a CDS encoding tetratricopeptide repeat protein: protein MQSCPLHRDVVLESTPEGLRCFICGGVIEAVEVDEPATKILEFRRPAPARREERPLREFASSQPIHPELERHIQALSDALRLDPTDPRIVQALAETLEQAGRHADAADVYFRRGHACMENGLAVLALPFLRQVLRLDPTRDDARRLLIEACFDQRLLDEVVRELEQLWIRYRITGQRARSYEAMLALKLLEPEFQPSLPGPKAEWSRCFPIRFAVRELLRNHDVTRLDIILRDVEFIGRYGSLDWEVLGSWVECRVYGEGREAMTKRLTQLHADDPDHLHWMLMLARLLDGTERQAEAAELYKRLLPLACDEAWRFELGDRTGQLVRLR, encoded by the coding sequence ATGCAGTCGTGCCCGCTCCACCGTGACGTGGTGCTCGAGAGCACCCCCGAGGGACTCCGCTGCTTCATCTGTGGTGGCGTCATCGAGGCCGTCGAGGTCGACGAGCCGGCCACCAAGATCCTCGAGTTTCGGCGCCCCGCCCCGGCGCGACGCGAAGAGCGCCCCCTGCGCGAATTCGCCTCCAGCCAGCCCATCCACCCCGAGCTGGAGCGGCACATCCAGGCCCTCTCGGATGCGCTCCGGCTGGACCCCACCGACCCGCGCATCGTGCAGGCCCTCGCCGAGACTCTGGAGCAGGCCGGACGTCACGCCGACGCAGCCGACGTCTACTTCCGTCGCGGGCATGCGTGCATGGAGAACGGCCTGGCCGTGCTGGCGTTGCCGTTCTTGCGACAGGTCCTCAGGCTCGACCCGACCCGCGATGACGCGCGCCGACTCTTGATCGAGGCGTGTTTCGACCAGAGGCTGCTCGACGAGGTCGTTCGGGAGCTCGAGCAGCTTTGGATCCGGTACCGGATCACGGGTCAACGCGCGAGGTCCTACGAGGCCATGCTGGCGCTGAAGCTCCTCGAGCCGGAGTTCCAGCCTTCACTTCCCGGCCCCAAAGCGGAGTGGTCTCGTTGCTTCCCCATCCGGTTTGCGGTCCGAGAGCTCCTGCGCAATCACGACGTGACGCGGCTGGACATCATCCTCCGCGACGTCGAGTTCATCGGTCGGTATGGGTCCCTCGACTGGGAGGTGCTCGGGAGCTGGGTCGAGTGCCGGGTCTACGGCGAAGGGCGCGAGGCGATGACCAAGCGCCTCACCCAGCTCCATGCCGACGATCCCGACCACCTGCACTGGATGCTGATGCTCGCCAGGCTGCTCGACGGGACCGAGCGCCAGGCGGAGGCGGCAGAGCTGTACAAGCGGCTGCTCCCACTCGCGTGTGACGAGGCGTGGCGGTTCGAGCTGGGTGATCGGACTGGGCAGCTCGTCCGGCTGAGATGA